One part of the Excalfactoria chinensis isolate bCotChi1 chromosome 8, bCotChi1.hap2, whole genome shotgun sequence genome encodes these proteins:
- the LOC140255700 gene encoding uncharacterized protein isoform X2, with amino-acid sequence MEGTRRALLRLAAACCLLCALPGEGQKTTETAVLSPLLNTVPTSHQLREVSDLSPDTTAVPETSLEINVTAAALNATGVHPTEVEDAFISATPVVGTETERLQTSTAASPTGITDIQREHHNASLSANSTEIPSPASTVSALEKSPSDHKVTEPFIATEEMDDASSATPTPPSNSVPATTNRSQLEPTNGQNTGPTAARADTRPEMSPTVATEVEPSAPISTVGSTSPTSTSSTVMMKLPVTSPPATSTAASPTSTSPMGQQLEPMHEKASVLDVGDDENPELPSSPMRADPLVIAVISVFIVMVGILGLVGFLRYRQHNSRMEFRRLQDLPMDDMMEDTPLSLYSY; translated from the exons ATGGAGGGGACGCGGCGCGCCCTACTCCGCCTCGCCGCcgcctgctgcctgctctgcgcCCTGCCAG GAGAAGGACAAAAGACAACAGAGACTGCGGTGCTGTCACCTCTTCTTAACACCGTGCCAACCTCTCATCAGCTCAGGGAAGTTTCTGACCTCAGCCCAGACACTACTGCTGTTCCAGAGACGAGCTTGGAGATAAACGTGACTGCTGCAGCACTCAACGCCACTGGAGTTCACCCTACGGAGGTAGAGGATGCCTTCATCTCTGCCACCCCTGTGGTCGGTACCGAGACAGAAAGACTGCAGACTTccactgctgccagccccacagGCATCACAGACATACAGCGTGAGCACCACAACGCGAGCTTGTCAGCTAACAGCACTGAAATCCCCTCCCCTGCCTCTACAGTGAGTGCCCTGGAAAAAAGCCCGTCTGACCACAAAGTCACAGAGCCCTTCATTGCAACTGAAGAAATGGATGATGCCAGCAGTGCCACCCCAACACCTCCTTCAAACAGCGTGCCAG CAACAACCAACAGATCTCAGTTAGAGCCAACCAATGGGCAGAACACTGGGCCCACAGCAGCAAGAGCTGACACCAGGCCAGAAATGAGCCCTACAGTGGCCACAGAGGTGGAGCCCTCTGCTCCCATTTCCACTGTAGGGAGCACATCCCCTaccagcacctccagcactgttATGATGAAACTCCCCGTGACCAGCCCTcctgccaccagcacagctgccagccCCACCAGCACATCTCCAATGGGGCAGCAATTGGAACCCATGCATGAAAAAGCTTCTGTGTTGGATGTTGGTGATGATGAAAATCCAG AGCTCCCAAGTTCTCCTATGAGGGCTGACCCCTTGGTAATCGCAGTGATCTCTGTCTTCATTGTCATGGTGGGCATCCTGGGCTTGGTGGGCTTCCTGAGATACCGCCAGCACAACAGCCGCATGGAGTTCCGACGCCTGCAGGACCTGCCCATG GATGACATGATGGAGGATACCCCTCTCTCACTCTACAGCTACTAG
- the LOC140255700 gene encoding uncharacterized protein isoform X1 yields MEGTRRALLRLAAACCLLCALPGEGQKTTETAVLSPLLNTVPTSHQLREVSDLSPDTTAVPETSLEINVTAAALNATGVHPTEVEDAFISATPVVGTETERLQTSTAASPTGITDIQREHHNASLSANSTEIPSPASTVSALEKSPSDHKVTEPFIATEEMDDASSATPTPPSNSVPATTNRSQLEPTNGQNTGPTAARADTRPEMSPTVATEVEPSAPISTVGSTSPTSTSSTVMMKLPVTSPPATSTAASPTSTSPMGQQLEPMHEKASVLDVGDDENPELPSSPMRADPLVIAVISVFIVMVGILGLVGFLRYRQHNSRMEFRRLQDLPMVSDASALPCFWLSAAWQFSFY; encoded by the exons ATGGAGGGGACGCGGCGCGCCCTACTCCGCCTCGCCGCcgcctgctgcctgctctgcgcCCTGCCAG GAGAAGGACAAAAGACAACAGAGACTGCGGTGCTGTCACCTCTTCTTAACACCGTGCCAACCTCTCATCAGCTCAGGGAAGTTTCTGACCTCAGCCCAGACACTACTGCTGTTCCAGAGACGAGCTTGGAGATAAACGTGACTGCTGCAGCACTCAACGCCACTGGAGTTCACCCTACGGAGGTAGAGGATGCCTTCATCTCTGCCACCCCTGTGGTCGGTACCGAGACAGAAAGACTGCAGACTTccactgctgccagccccacagGCATCACAGACATACAGCGTGAGCACCACAACGCGAGCTTGTCAGCTAACAGCACTGAAATCCCCTCCCCTGCCTCTACAGTGAGTGCCCTGGAAAAAAGCCCGTCTGACCACAAAGTCACAGAGCCCTTCATTGCAACTGAAGAAATGGATGATGCCAGCAGTGCCACCCCAACACCTCCTTCAAACAGCGTGCCAG CAACAACCAACAGATCTCAGTTAGAGCCAACCAATGGGCAGAACACTGGGCCCACAGCAGCAAGAGCTGACACCAGGCCAGAAATGAGCCCTACAGTGGCCACAGAGGTGGAGCCCTCTGCTCCCATTTCCACTGTAGGGAGCACATCCCCTaccagcacctccagcactgttATGATGAAACTCCCCGTGACCAGCCCTcctgccaccagcacagctgccagccCCACCAGCACATCTCCAATGGGGCAGCAATTGGAACCCATGCATGAAAAAGCTTCTGTGTTGGATGTTGGTGATGATGAAAATCCAG AGCTCCCAAGTTCTCCTATGAGGGCTGACCCCTTGGTAATCGCAGTGATCTCTGTCTTCATTGTCATGGTGGGCATCCTGGGCTTGGTGGGCTTCCTGAGATACCGCCAGCACAACAGCCGCATGGAGTTCCGACGCCTGCAGGACCTGCCCATGGTGAGCGATGCCTCAGCACTGCCTTGCTTCTGGCTTTCTGCTGCTTGGCAATTTTCTTTCTACTGA